A genomic segment from Actinoplanes sichuanensis encodes:
- a CDS encoding MerR family transcriptional regulator codes for MRIGELAKAAGVSTRALRYYEEQGLLSAERRGNGYREYGDQAVGQVAFIQDLFSAGLPSEVIRDILPCAGDAGPTGDCAALMAKVQEVRDRLARQERQIAQRREMLEGYLSGADAPAGFPTG; via the coding sequence ATGCGGATCGGCGAGCTCGCGAAGGCGGCCGGGGTCAGCACCCGGGCGCTGCGCTATTACGAGGAGCAGGGCCTGCTGTCCGCCGAGCGGCGCGGCAACGGCTACCGGGAGTACGGCGATCAGGCGGTCGGCCAGGTCGCGTTCATCCAGGACCTGTTCAGTGCCGGTCTGCCGTCCGAGGTGATCCGCGACATCCTGCCGTGTGCCGGCGACGCCGGGCCGACCGGCGACTGCGCCGCGTTGATGGCCAAGGTCCAGGAGGTGCGCGACCGGCTGGCCCGCCAGGAGCGGCAGATCGCCCAGCGCCGCGAGATGTTGGAGGGCTACCTGTCCGGCGCCGACGCACCGGCGGGCTTCCCGACCGGCTAG
- a CDS encoding SDR family NAD(P)-dependent oxidoreductase, whose product MTNHALITGAGTGIGLAIASRMAADGRNLILVGRDGARLDETARRLRTEHGVEVRTVPLDLSRPDAPAELAARTADIEVDVLINNAGVAHVGTVAGIDPGRIRETVEVNATALAETTARFLPAMLARGRGAVINIASTAAYTPAPWNAAYAASKAFVLSFTRALAIETEGTGVRVVAVSPGAVETPMNPGHFRGKRRPEQVAGTVMAALRGRTASAVVDGRLYAAQVFVFGRLLPTRTAARMIGRFFARAAALQR is encoded by the coding sequence ATGACGAACCACGCACTGATCACCGGCGCCGGAACCGGCATCGGGCTGGCCATCGCCTCGCGCATGGCGGCCGACGGACGCAACCTGATCCTGGTCGGCCGGGACGGCGCCCGCCTCGACGAGACCGCCCGCCGGCTCCGGACCGAACACGGGGTCGAGGTGCGGACCGTGCCGCTCGACCTGTCCCGGCCGGACGCACCCGCCGAACTCGCCGCCCGGACCGCCGACATCGAGGTCGACGTGCTGATCAACAACGCCGGCGTCGCCCACGTCGGTACGGTCGCGGGCATCGACCCCGGCCGGATCCGGGAGACCGTCGAGGTGAACGCCACCGCCCTCGCCGAGACGACCGCCCGGTTCCTGCCCGCTATGCTCGCCCGCGGCCGGGGCGCCGTGATCAACATCGCCAGCACCGCGGCGTACACCCCGGCGCCGTGGAACGCCGCCTACGCGGCCTCGAAAGCCTTCGTGCTGTCGTTCACCCGGGCGCTGGCGATCGAGACCGAGGGCACCGGGGTACGGGTGGTCGCGGTGAGCCCCGGCGCGGTCGAGACGCCGATGAATCCCGGTCACTTCCGCGGGAAACGACGCCCGGAGCAGGTGGCCGGCACGGTGATGGCGGCACTGCGCGGGCGTACCGCCTCCGCGGTCGTCGACGGCCGGCTCTATGCCGCGCAGGTGTTCGTATTCGGCCGGCTCCTGCCGACCCGGACGGCGGCCCGCATGATCGGCCGCTTCTTCGCCCGGGCGGCCGCGCTGCAGCGCTGA
- a CDS encoding O-methyltransferase, which translates to MNASLSQAVPDLVARAEERAGRLGFGMSCEAPVGRLLSVLAAAVPAGGRILELGTGAGIGTAWLAAGLTGRDDVTLTTVELDPALVAAFHDAPWPSWTEILEGDATALLPGLGRFDLIFADAVAGKWTDLDLTLNALAPGGVLIVDDMDLSRYTDPEHHAAVQRVEDTLATDPRLLAVRIPAGTHLTVATRRR; encoded by the coding sequence ATGAACGCCTCCCTGTCCCAAGCCGTTCCCGACCTGGTCGCCCGCGCGGAGGAGCGCGCCGGACGACTGGGGTTCGGCATGTCCTGCGAGGCGCCGGTGGGCCGGTTGCTCTCGGTCCTCGCCGCCGCGGTCCCGGCCGGTGGCCGGATCCTCGAACTCGGCACCGGCGCCGGTATCGGCACCGCCTGGCTGGCCGCCGGCCTGACCGGCCGGGACGACGTCACCCTGACCACCGTCGAACTCGACCCGGCCCTGGTCGCGGCCTTCCACGACGCGCCGTGGCCGTCCTGGACCGAAATCCTCGAAGGCGACGCCACCGCCCTCCTACCGGGGTTGGGCCGGTTCGACCTGATCTTCGCCGACGCGGTGGCCGGCAAATGGACCGACCTCGACCTGACCCTGAACGCCCTCGCCCCCGGCGGAGTCCTGATCGTCGACGACATGGACCTGTCCCGATACACCGATCCCGAACACCACGCCGCCGTCCAGCGGGTCGAGGACACCCTGGCCACCGACCCACGCCTGCTCGCCGTCCGCATCCCGGCCGGCACCCACCTGACCGTCGCCACCCGCCGCCGCTAG
- a CDS encoding YciI family protein: MWIVELAFTPAPERLAARPAHRDRLTALHRDGVVRLAGPLADDSGAVILLDVPNRTEVDEFLAADPYFQTPGVEVRAVRAWAPFLH; encoded by the coding sequence ATGTGGATCGTCGAACTCGCGTTCACCCCGGCACCGGAGCGACTCGCCGCCCGGCCCGCCCATCGGGACCGGCTGACCGCACTCCATCGCGACGGCGTGGTCCGTCTCGCCGGCCCGCTGGCCGACGACAGCGGTGCCGTGATCCTCCTGGACGTACCGAATCGCACCGAGGTCGACGAGTTTCTGGCCGCCGACCCCTACTTCCAGACGCCCGGGGTCGAGGTGCGCGCCGTGCGGGCGTGGGCGCCCTTCCTGCACTGA
- a CDS encoding Crp/Fnr family transcriptional regulator: protein MTSLGTIPALRDLPPDRLADLGRRARPARFAAGDLLRWAGERASDVVFLLSGTVVATHGTAGGTEVWPSRWTGPAIADKPAVLSGEPAPTGLRATTAVNARLLPGADFHRLLHDEPTVTGHVLAALARDALTGRRDLVHSATLPAVARIAIRLLDQDPRRATAWPGSQEQLARVLGLSRVTVNRALNRLSRSAAIRLSPGGVTIIDRARLAEFMAGEVRSPSASHGTGR, encoded by the coding sequence GTGACTTCCCTCGGTACGATCCCGGCGCTGCGCGACCTGCCGCCGGACCGCCTCGCCGACCTCGGCCGGCGGGCGCGTCCCGCACGCTTCGCGGCGGGCGACCTACTGCGGTGGGCCGGCGAGAGAGCGTCCGACGTGGTCTTTCTCCTTTCCGGTACGGTCGTCGCCACCCACGGCACGGCCGGCGGGACCGAGGTGTGGCCCAGCCGCTGGACCGGCCCCGCAATCGCCGACAAACCGGCCGTCCTCAGCGGCGAACCGGCCCCGACCGGCCTGCGCGCCACCACCGCGGTCAACGCCCGCCTACTGCCCGGCGCCGACTTCCATCGCCTGCTGCACGACGAGCCCACCGTGACCGGCCACGTTCTGGCCGCCCTGGCCCGCGACGCCCTGACCGGCCGTCGTGACCTGGTCCACTCGGCGACCCTGCCCGCCGTCGCCCGCATCGCGATCCGGCTGCTCGACCAGGATCCGCGGCGCGCCACGGCCTGGCCCGGCTCGCAGGAGCAACTGGCCCGCGTGCTCGGCCTGAGCCGGGTGACCGTCAATCGTGCCCTGAACCGTCTGAGCCGCTCGGCCGCGATCCGGCTGTCACCCGGCGGTGTCACGATCATCGATCGAGCTCGGCTGGCCGAGTTCATGGCCGGTGAGGTGCGAAGTCCATCAGCATCGCACGGGACCGGGCGGTGA
- a CDS encoding LacI family DNA-binding transcriptional regulator — protein sequence MRSGERRITLADVAAEAGVSVACVSIVMRGAPGAGEATRERVLKVAQELGYRPDSRARLLRSGRSRLLGVVFDVRHPFHHDLLTGLYDAAGAAGYQLTLSAVTPRRGERTAVGDLLQDRCEAIVLFGGNMRSSELASIAARLPVVAMMRSARRKDVDVVHNDDALGSHQAVDHLVSLGHRRIAHVDGGTVHGSAERRAGYQEAMRRHGLAEHIRVVPGGAAEEDGARAAERLLVDPPTAVTVFNDLNATGLLDVVRRNGLSVPGDLSVVGYDDTSLSRLAHIDLTTIGQDIDALAARAIERAVERIEGTPTGPRAVIIPPRLVVRTTTGAPPDPVRH from the coding sequence ATGCGTTCAGGGGAGCGGCGGATCACGCTCGCCGATGTCGCGGCCGAGGCCGGGGTGTCGGTGGCGTGTGTGTCGATCGTGATGCGGGGCGCGCCGGGCGCCGGGGAGGCCACCCGCGAGCGGGTGCTCAAGGTCGCGCAGGAGCTCGGCTACCGGCCCGACAGCCGGGCCCGCCTGCTGCGCAGCGGCCGCAGCCGGCTGCTCGGCGTGGTCTTCGACGTCCGGCATCCGTTCCATCACGACCTGCTCACCGGGCTCTACGACGCGGCGGGCGCGGCCGGCTATCAGCTCACCCTGAGCGCGGTGACACCGAGGCGCGGCGAACGTACCGCCGTCGGCGACCTGCTGCAGGACAGGTGCGAGGCGATCGTCCTGTTCGGCGGCAACATGCGCTCCTCCGAGCTGGCGTCGATCGCGGCCCGCCTGCCGGTGGTGGCGATGATGCGCAGTGCCCGCCGCAAGGACGTCGACGTGGTGCACAACGACGACGCACTCGGCTCCCACCAGGCCGTCGACCACCTGGTCTCGCTGGGGCACCGGCGGATCGCGCACGTGGACGGCGGCACCGTGCACGGTTCGGCCGAGCGGCGGGCCGGTTATCAGGAGGCGATGCGCCGGCACGGTCTGGCCGAGCACATCCGGGTGGTACCGGGCGGTGCGGCCGAGGAGGACGGCGCCCGGGCCGCCGAGAGGCTGCTCGTCGACCCGCCGACCGCGGTGACGGTGTTCAACGACCTGAACGCCACCGGCCTGCTCGACGTGGTGCGCCGCAACGGCCTGAGTGTCCCCGGCGACCTGAGTGTCGTCGGTTACGACGACACCAGCCTGAGTCGCCTGGCCCACATCGACCTGACCACGATCGGTCAGGACATCGACGCCCTGGCCGCCCGCGCCATCGAACGCGCGGTGGAACGCATCGAGGGCACCCCGACCGGCCCCCGGGCCGTGATCATCCCGCCCCGCCTGGTGGTCCGCACCACGACCGGAGCCCCACCCGATCCAGTGCGGCACTGA
- a CDS encoding MFS transporter, with translation MDTLTPGRRWAALLALSLGGFGLGLTEFSAMGLLPEMARDLLPAEYAVAPADAVAEAGWMITIYALGVVAGAPTIAALTARLPRKKLVLGLLGLFLVGTVLSVAAPTFELVLAGRFVGALAHGAYFGAAAILAGRILGPGNQGKGFAIVLGGLTASNLLGVPLITSLGQGHGWRTAYLVVSLVFALSLLAVLATVPTVAAAPGGSPRAELRAFRSPRVWLASAVVAVGTAGFFAVTSYIAPLTTQVTGLPDSAVPYVMALMGLGMTVGIAVGGAAADRDLRKTVRYGFVAVVAAVVVFGFAAAHPAALFPAAFLVGVTSAFIGPALQSHLIESAPGTQLMGAAVNQSAANVANSLGAALGGAAIAAGWGYVSPVWIGAVLAAAGLLLAVRSLRPAPAPAPAAEPVLV, from the coding sequence GTGGACACCCTGACCCCCGGCCGTCGCTGGGCCGCCCTGCTCGCGCTCTCCCTGGGCGGCTTCGGGCTCGGCCTCACCGAGTTCTCCGCCATGGGCCTGCTGCCCGAGATGGCCCGCGACCTGCTGCCCGCCGAGTACGCCGTCGCACCGGCCGACGCCGTCGCCGAAGCCGGCTGGATGATCACCATCTACGCGCTCGGGGTCGTCGCCGGGGCACCCACCATCGCCGCGCTCACCGCCCGGCTCCCCCGCAAGAAACTCGTGCTCGGGCTGCTCGGGCTGTTCCTCGTGGGCACGGTGCTGTCGGTCGCGGCGCCCACGTTCGAGCTGGTCCTCGCCGGGCGGTTCGTCGGTGCCCTCGCCCACGGCGCCTACTTCGGGGCGGCCGCGATCCTGGCCGGCCGCATCCTCGGACCCGGTAACCAGGGCAAGGGCTTCGCCATCGTGCTCGGCGGCCTGACCGCCTCCAACCTGCTCGGGGTGCCACTGATCACCAGCCTCGGGCAGGGTCACGGATGGCGTACGGCGTACCTCGTGGTGTCCCTGGTCTTCGCTCTCAGCCTGCTGGCCGTGCTCGCGACCGTGCCCACCGTCGCGGCCGCCCCGGGCGGCTCGCCCCGCGCCGAACTCCGTGCCTTCCGCTCGCCGCGGGTGTGGCTGGCGTCCGCCGTGGTGGCCGTCGGTACCGCCGGGTTCTTCGCCGTGACCAGCTACATCGCACCGCTCACGACCCAGGTGACCGGGCTGCCGGACAGCGCCGTCCCCTACGTGATGGCGCTGATGGGGCTGGGCATGACGGTCGGCATCGCGGTCGGCGGGGCCGCCGCCGACCGCGACCTGCGCAAGACCGTCAGGTACGGGTTCGTGGCCGTCGTCGCCGCGGTCGTCGTCTTCGGGTTCGCCGCCGCCCATCCGGCCGCCCTTTTTCCGGCCGCCTTCCTGGTCGGCGTGACCAGCGCGTTCATCGGTCCGGCGCTCCAGTCGCACCTGATCGAGTCGGCGCCCGGCACCCAGTTGATGGGCGCGGCGGTCAACCAGTCCGCGGCCAACGTCGCGAACAGCCTCGGCGCCGCGCTCGGCGGAGCGGCCATCGCCGCCGGCTGGGGTTACGTGTCGCCGGTGTGGATCGGCGCCGTCCTGGCCGCGGCCGGTCTGCTGCTCGCCGTCCGCAGCCTGCGTCCGGCCCCCGCGCCCGCCCCGGCCGCCGAGCCGGTCCTGGTCTGA
- a CDS encoding MFS transporter → MDTLNAGRRWAALLALSLGGFGLGLTEFVAMGLLPDMARDLLPGAYAASVPDALAQTGWMITIYALGVVAGAPTIAVLTTRVPRRRLVVGLLVLFVAGTTASALAPTFELVLAARFVAALGHGAYFGAAGILAATILGPGNHGKGVSIVIGGLTAANLVGVPLITVLGQARGWETAYLAVAAVFALSLVAVLMTVPSTAAPTGGSPRAELRALRSPQVWLVALAVAVGTSGFFAVNSYVAPITTHVTGLDESTIPWVLASMGLGMTVGIALGGVAADRDLRRSVLFGFGGLIVSVAFFALAARHPAGLVVGAFLVGAASMFIVPALQSRLIAVAPGAQLMGAAVNQSSLNIANSIGAALGGTVIAAGWGYLASAWSGIALSFAGLLLALFSFRLDRRPATTAPVEEPVLV, encoded by the coding sequence GTGGACACACTGAACGCCGGGCGCCGCTGGGCCGCGCTCCTCGCGCTGTCGCTGGGCGGGTTCGGGCTCGGTCTGACCGAGTTCGTCGCCATGGGGCTGCTTCCCGACATGGCACGTGACCTGCTGCCCGGGGCCTATGCGGCGTCGGTTCCGGACGCGCTCGCGCAGACCGGCTGGATGATCACGATCTACGCGCTCGGTGTCGTCGCGGGCGCGCCGACCATCGCCGTGCTGACCACCCGGGTGCCCCGACGGCGGCTCGTCGTCGGACTGCTCGTGCTGTTCGTGGCCGGGACCACCGCGTCCGCACTCGCGCCCACCTTCGAACTCGTGCTGGCCGCCCGGTTCGTCGCGGCACTCGGGCACGGGGCCTACTTCGGCGCGGCCGGCATCCTCGCGGCCACCATCCTCGGGCCGGGCAACCACGGCAAGGGCGTCTCGATCGTCATCGGCGGGTTGACCGCAGCCAACCTGGTCGGGGTTCCGCTGATCACGGTGCTCGGGCAGGCCCGCGGATGGGAGACCGCCTATCTGGCGGTGGCCGCGGTGTTCGCGCTCAGCCTGGTCGCGGTACTCATGACCGTACCGTCGACGGCCGCGCCGACCGGCGGATCACCTCGCGCCGAACTGCGGGCCCTCCGCTCGCCGCAGGTCTGGCTCGTCGCCCTCGCCGTCGCCGTCGGCACCAGCGGGTTCTTCGCGGTGAACAGCTACGTCGCGCCGATCACCACGCACGTGACCGGGCTCGACGAGTCGACGATCCCGTGGGTGCTCGCCTCGATGGGCCTCGGTATGACTGTCGGCATCGCGCTCGGCGGGGTGGCCGCCGACCGCGACCTGCGGCGCAGTGTGCTGTTCGGGTTCGGTGGACTGATCGTTTCGGTGGCGTTCTTCGCCCTGGCCGCCCGACATCCGGCGGGCCTGGTGGTCGGCGCGTTCCTGGTCGGCGCGGCCAGCATGTTCATCGTCCCGGCCCTGCAGTCGCGGCTGATCGCGGTGGCGCCCGGGGCGCAGCTGATGGGCGCGGCGGTCAACCAGTCGTCACTCAACATCGCCAACAGCATCGGGGCCGCTCTCGGCGGAACGGTCATCGCGGCCGGGTGGGGCTACCTCGCCTCGGCCTGGTCGGGCATCGCCCTGTCGTTCGCGGGGCTTCTGCTGGCGCTGTTCAGCTTCCGCCTCGACCGCCGGCCGGCGACCACCGCGCCGGTCGAGGAGCCGGTCCTGGTCTGA
- a CDS encoding efflux RND transporter periplasmic adaptor subunit: MGVALAGRRRLIWLAVAVVVLALIAFGVVRALTAGAAQEESKAAEIVAADKGAVTTEVATTGTLQAAQTRSLSFAVSAEVETVKVRAGNTVTAGQVLATVDDGDAAEKVDDATTTLSDAYDALEDAESASTTTTSTSGCNVPAAYTSVAPSASVSASPSASASPSATASPSPSRTTTKPRATATKTTCAASTGGGSSSSRGGSSGGDAILSAQQRVNAAEVALEEAEENLAGATIKAPIAGKIISVSGKVGSTAKSGSTFITLADIYDMQISADFPEADADHLEVTQKAVITLADRPGETFDATVVQVDPVGTSDGTLTRFGVVLSFNDAPDELLVGQSANVRVTTGSKEDVLRVPSTAVHDVSGDSGTVLKDGVETQVKLGLRGDQYTEIVSGITEGDQVAKSW, from the coding sequence ATGGGTGTTGCACTGGCCGGTCGCCGGCGTTTGATCTGGCTCGCCGTGGCGGTCGTCGTGCTCGCGTTGATCGCCTTCGGCGTGGTGCGTGCGCTGACGGCCGGCGCGGCGCAGGAGGAGTCGAAGGCGGCCGAGATCGTCGCGGCCGACAAGGGCGCGGTGACCACCGAGGTCGCCACCACCGGGACGCTGCAGGCGGCACAGACGCGCAGCCTGTCGTTCGCGGTGTCGGCCGAGGTGGAGACGGTCAAGGTGCGGGCCGGCAACACGGTGACCGCGGGACAGGTGCTGGCCACCGTCGACGACGGTGACGCGGCGGAGAAGGTCGACGACGCCACGACCACGCTGTCGGACGCCTACGACGCGCTCGAGGACGCGGAGTCGGCCTCCACCACCACGACGTCCACCTCGGGCTGCAACGTGCCGGCGGCCTACACGTCCGTCGCGCCCAGCGCCTCGGTCTCGGCGTCCCCCTCGGCGTCGGCCTCCCCCTCCGCCACCGCATCACCGTCGCCTTCCAGGACGACGACCAAACCGCGTGCCACGGCCACCAAGACGACCTGTGCCGCCTCCACCGGCGGCGGCTCCTCCTCCTCGCGCGGTGGCAGCTCCGGTGGAGACGCCATCCTCAGCGCTCAGCAGCGGGTCAACGCGGCCGAGGTGGCGCTGGAGGAGGCCGAGGAGAACCTGGCGGGCGCGACGATCAAGGCGCCGATCGCCGGGAAGATCATCTCGGTGAGCGGCAAGGTGGGCAGCACGGCCAAGTCCGGTTCCACCTTCATCACCCTGGCCGACATCTACGACATGCAGATCAGCGCCGACTTCCCGGAAGCCGACGCCGACCACCTGGAGGTCACCCAGAAGGCCGTGATCACCCTCGCCGACCGGCCCGGTGAGACGTTCGACGCGACCGTGGTGCAGGTCGACCCGGTCGGCACCAGCGACGGCACGCTCACCCGGTTCGGTGTGGTGCTGTCCTTCAACGACGCGCCGGACGAACTGCTCGTCGGGCAGAGCGCCAACGTCCGGGTGACGACCGGCAGCAAGGAGGATGTGCTGCGGGTGCCCAGTACGGCGGTGCACGATGTCTCCGGGGACAGCGGCACGGTCCTCAAGGACGGCGTGGAAACCCAGGTCAAGCTGGGGTTGCGCGGCGACCAGTACACCGAGATCGTCTCCGGGATCACCGAGGGCGACCAGGTGGCCAAGTCCTGGTAG
- a CDS encoding response regulator transcription factor, producing MLSETRGPVTLSDAAARPFRVLVVDDEPNISALLSATLRLVAFDVRVAETGHGALVAVQEFEPDLIVLDVMLPDVDGIEVARRLRAAGHRVPVLFLTARDAVEDRILGLSAGADDYVTKPFSLEEVVLRIRAILRRSQPEEPQEDTGVLRYADLELDEDAHEVRRSGRLIELSPTEFNLLRYLMINAGRVVSKAQILDRVWKYDFGGDGRIVESYVYYLRRKIDKTDPPLIHTVRGVGYALRLPRAED from the coding sequence GTGCTTTCCGAAACCCGAGGTCCCGTAACCCTCAGTGACGCCGCGGCCCGGCCCTTCCGGGTCCTGGTCGTCGACGACGAGCCGAACATCTCCGCGTTGCTCAGCGCGACGCTGCGGCTGGTCGCCTTCGACGTCCGGGTGGCCGAGACCGGGCACGGCGCCCTCGTGGCGGTGCAGGAGTTCGAGCCGGATCTGATCGTCCTGGACGTGATGCTCCCGGACGTCGACGGGATCGAGGTGGCACGGCGGCTGCGGGCCGCCGGTCACCGGGTTCCGGTCCTGTTCCTCACCGCCCGTGACGCGGTGGAGGATCGCATCCTGGGGCTGTCAGCCGGCGCGGACGACTATGTCACCAAGCCGTTCAGTCTCGAGGAGGTCGTGCTACGGATACGCGCGATCCTGCGCCGCAGCCAACCGGAGGAGCCGCAAGAGGACACCGGGGTGCTGCGTTACGCGGACCTGGAACTGGACGAGGACGCGCACGAGGTGCGGCGCTCGGGCCGGCTGATCGAGCTGTCCCCGACCGAGTTCAACCTGCTGCGGTACCTGATGATCAACGCGGGCCGGGTGGTCAGCAAGGCACAGATCCTGGACCGGGTGTGGAAGTACGACTTCGGCGGCGACGGTCGCATCGTGGAGTCCTACGTCTACTACCTGCGCCGAAAGATCGACAAGACCGATCCGCCGCTGATCCACACGGTGCGGGGAGTGGGGTACGCGCTGAGGCTGCCCCGGGCCGAGGATTGA
- a CDS encoding sensor histidine kinase — protein sequence MVGVLSGVALIVANVVGVLLIQRYLEDRIDEQLIGISRPMAEFSPSPNGGFVPRGGRGRGIGPDQVIYFIGADGALDTTRSDSASDVRPAVPSLEETAARAVTRTPYTVSTVDGADWRMIAVERADSGSFAVIGTSLDEVEQTTQQLMLIDAGVLMLVLTALAFGAAFVVRIGLRPLTEMEAVAADISGGNLSGRVPGTDPHTEPGRLGLALNAMLTRIEGEVDARTASEHRLRQFVADASHELRTPLTSIRGWAELYRRGGAPPGAQLDETMGRIEAESARMAVLVEDLLRLARMDQHRTLDLRRIDLLEIAADTIRDAHARMPGRQVLLAGLSDEEDTFEPATVLGDDHGLRQVATNLVANALNHTPAGTTVTVRVGLDGDEAVLAVCDDGPGVPPEHAARVFERLYRADSSRSRAKGGGSGLGLAIVAAIVQQHGGRVELRDTPGGGATFRVALPAVGDSG from the coding sequence GTGGTCGGGGTGCTCTCCGGGGTGGCGCTGATCGTCGCCAACGTGGTCGGCGTGCTGCTCATCCAGCGCTACCTGGAAGACCGCATCGACGAGCAGTTGATCGGCATCAGCCGTCCGATGGCGGAGTTCTCGCCCAGCCCGAACGGCGGTTTCGTCCCGCGCGGCGGCCGTGGCCGGGGCATCGGGCCGGACCAGGTCATCTACTTCATCGGCGCGGACGGGGCGCTGGACACCACCCGCAGCGATTCGGCGAGTGACGTGCGCCCGGCGGTGCCGTCCCTGGAGGAGACGGCCGCACGGGCCGTCACGCGCACGCCGTACACGGTCTCGACCGTGGACGGCGCGGACTGGCGGATGATCGCCGTCGAGCGCGCCGACAGCGGATCGTTCGCGGTGATCGGCACGTCGCTGGACGAGGTCGAACAGACCACCCAACAGCTGATGCTGATCGACGCCGGCGTCCTGATGCTGGTGCTGACCGCGCTGGCCTTCGGCGCCGCGTTCGTGGTGCGGATCGGGTTGCGGCCGCTCACCGAGATGGAGGCGGTCGCCGCGGACATCTCCGGCGGCAACCTGTCCGGCCGGGTGCCCGGCACCGACCCGCACACCGAACCCGGCCGCCTCGGTCTCGCCCTGAACGCGATGCTCACCCGGATCGAGGGGGAGGTCGACGCGCGTACCGCCTCCGAACACCGGCTGCGGCAGTTCGTCGCGGACGCCTCGCACGAGCTGCGTACCCCGCTGACCTCGATCCGCGGCTGGGCCGAGTTGTACCGGCGCGGCGGCGCGCCGCCCGGAGCGCAGTTGGACGAGACGATGGGCCGGATCGAGGCCGAGTCGGCGCGGATGGCGGTCCTGGTCGAGGACCTGCTGCGACTGGCCCGGATGGACCAGCACCGCACCCTCGACCTGCGCCGGATCGACCTGCTGGAGATCGCCGCCGACACCATCCGCGACGCGCACGCCCGGATGCCCGGCCGTCAGGTGCTGCTCGCCGGACTCAGCGACGAGGAGGACACCTTCGAACCGGCCACCGTGCTCGGCGACGACCACGGGTTGCGGCAGGTGGCGACGAACCTGGTGGCCAACGCGCTGAACCACACCCCGGCCGGCACCACGGTGACGGTCCGGGTCGGGCTGGACGGCGACGAGGCGGTGCTCGCGGTGTGTGACGACGGTCCCGGTGTGCCGCCGGAACACGCAGCCCGCGTCTTCGAACGGCTCTACCGGGCCGATTCGAGTCGGTCCCGGGCCAAGGGCGGCGGTTCCGGACTGGGCCTGGCCATCGTGGCGGCCATCGTGCAGCAGCACGGCGGCCGGGTGGAGTTGCGGGACACCCCGGGCGGCGGCGCCACGTTCCGTGTGGCGTTGCCTGCGGTCGGTGACTCCGGGTGA